The following coding sequences are from one Streptomyces angustmyceticus window:
- a CDS encoding lysoplasmalogenase, with protein sequence MTARRPRAVRPLLWAGAVLSVVHLAALLGHVTTVVQLTKPALMPVLAACVLARGGPRLLAGALLCGCGGDTFLQIGGDLAFLVGMGSFAAGHVCYLLLFARHGTSPGPGRRGRTYAAGAAYAVLLAGTVALLWPDLPADLRIPVAGYSLLLTAMAFGALRAGPLAAAGGLLFLLSDTLIASGIAHWPQLPAPQFCIMLTYVAAQFALAGGVLRAAGTGPARPAPQPGEEPVPAAGHGAA encoded by the coding sequence ATGACGGCACGCCGGCCGCGGGCCGTACGACCGCTGCTGTGGGCGGGCGCCGTGCTGTCCGTCGTGCACCTGGCGGCGCTCCTGGGACACGTCACGACGGTGGTGCAGCTCACCAAGCCCGCGCTGATGCCGGTGCTGGCCGCCTGCGTGCTCGCCCGCGGCGGCCCCCGGCTGCTCGCCGGTGCGCTGCTGTGCGGCTGCGGCGGCGACACCTTCCTCCAGATCGGCGGGGACCTCGCCTTCCTGGTGGGGATGGGCTCCTTCGCCGCGGGACACGTCTGCTACCTGCTGCTGTTCGCCCGGCACGGGACGTCCCCCGGGCCCGGCCGGCGGGGCCGGACGTACGCGGCGGGCGCCGCGTACGCCGTACTGCTGGCCGGCACGGTCGCGCTGCTGTGGCCGGACCTCCCGGCCGACCTGCGGATCCCGGTCGCCGGCTACAGCCTGCTGCTCACCGCGATGGCCTTCGGCGCGCTCCGCGCGGGCCCCCTGGCCGCCGCGGGCGGACTGCTCTTCCTCCTCTCCGACACCCTGATCGCGAGCGGCATCGCCCACTGGCCGCAGCTCCCGGCCCCCCAGTTCTGCATCATGCTCACCTACGTCGCGGCCCAATTCGCCCTGGCCGGCGGCGTGTTGCGGGCCGCCGGCACCGGCCCTGCCCGCCCCGCACCCCAGCCCGGCGAAGAGCCGGTCCCGGCGGCCGGACACGGCGCCGCTTGA
- a CDS encoding enoyl-CoA hydratase/isomerase family protein, translating into MTLLDKDGVRLTVDDAIATVTLANAAKRNAQSPAMWRALAEAGSLLPGNVRVAVLRGEGKSFSAGLDRQAFTPEGFDGEPSFIDLARGSDSALDATIAEYQEAFTWWRRNDLVSIAAVQGHAIGAGFQLALACDLRVVAPDVQFAMRETSLGLVPDLTGTHPLVGLVGYARALEICATGRFVHAEEAERTGLANLVVPADQLDAAVSDLAAALTAAPRDAVIETKALLAGAAGRTYEEQRGAERAAQARRLRDLAGVGE; encoded by the coding sequence ATGACTCTGCTGGACAAGGACGGTGTGCGACTCACCGTCGACGATGCGATCGCCACGGTGACCCTCGCCAACGCGGCGAAGCGCAATGCGCAGTCACCGGCCATGTGGCGGGCGCTCGCCGAGGCGGGTTCGCTGCTGCCGGGAAACGTCCGGGTCGCGGTGCTCCGCGGTGAGGGCAAGTCCTTCTCCGCCGGCCTCGACCGCCAGGCGTTCACGCCCGAGGGCTTCGACGGCGAGCCGTCGTTCATCGATCTGGCGCGTGGCAGCGACAGCGCTCTGGACGCCACGATCGCCGAGTACCAGGAAGCGTTCACCTGGTGGCGGCGCAACGACCTGGTGTCGATCGCCGCCGTGCAGGGGCATGCCATCGGCGCGGGCTTCCAGCTCGCCCTGGCCTGCGATCTGCGGGTGGTCGCGCCCGACGTCCAGTTCGCCATGCGCGAGACCAGCCTGGGACTCGTACCGGACCTGACCGGTACCCACCCCCTGGTGGGGCTGGTGGGCTACGCCCGGGCGCTGGAGATCTGCGCCACGGGGCGCTTCGTGCACGCCGAGGAGGCCGAGCGGACCGGCCTGGCCAACCTCGTGGTGCCCGCGGACCAGCTCGATGCCGCGGTGTCCGACCTGGCCGCCGCGCTCACCGCCGCGCCCAGGGACGCCGTCATCGAGACCAAGGCCCTGCTGGCCGGCGCCGCGGGCCGCACCTACGAGGAGCAGCGCGGCGCCGAGCGGGCCGCGCAGGCGCGCCGACTGCGCGATCTCGCGGGCGTGGGGGAGTAG
- a CDS encoding glycoside hydrolase family 15 protein: MHPHIEDYALIGDLQTAALVGRDGSIDWLCLPRFDSGACFAALLGHKDNGHWRLSPRSPEARAERSYRGDSLILDTVWETPTGSVRVIDFMPQRDRQPDVVRIVEGLSGSVEMRGVLRLRFDYGRVVPWVRATEGCRVAVAGPDSVWLRTPERSTTYGKDFSTRSDFAVTAGERTAFVLTWHPSHEPRPVRIDPFEALQDTLDDWQTWSARCRYTGPYREAVIRSLITLKALTYLPTGGIVAAPTTSLPEELGGVRNWDYRYCWLRDASLTLNSLLSAGYLEEAGAWRDWLLRAVAGAPDDLQIMYGLAGERRLPEAELPWLSGYADSVPVRIGNAAVEQRQLDVYGEVLDSFHIARTAGLPSEPHAWSIQRALADYLESSWRDPDEGLWEIRGPRRHFVHSKVMAWVAADRAARTVEANPKLGGDADRWRAMREEVFREVCEQGYDADRGTFTQFYGSAELDAATLLIPRVGFLPGNDPRVVSTVDTVRRELTHGGLVRRYSTEGGSVDGLPGDEGTFLACSFWLVDALRLSGRRHEAREMFERLLDLRNDLGLLSEEYDPAAGRQLGNFPQAFSHIGLVGTAFGLQDGARAD, encoded by the coding sequence GTGCACCCACATATCGAGGACTATGCGCTCATCGGCGATCTGCAGACCGCCGCTCTCGTCGGCCGCGACGGCTCCATCGACTGGCTGTGCCTGCCCCGCTTCGACTCCGGGGCCTGCTTCGCCGCGCTCCTGGGCCACAAGGACAACGGTCACTGGCGGCTGTCCCCCCGCTCCCCCGAGGCCCGCGCCGAGCGCTCCTACCGCGGCGACTCGCTGATCCTGGACACCGTGTGGGAGACCCCCACGGGCAGCGTCCGGGTCATCGACTTCATGCCGCAGCGCGACCGCCAGCCCGATGTCGTACGGATCGTCGAGGGCCTGAGCGGCAGCGTCGAGATGCGCGGGGTGCTGCGGCTGCGGTTCGACTACGGCCGGGTGGTGCCCTGGGTGCGGGCCACCGAGGGCTGCCGGGTCGCCGTCGCCGGACCGGACTCGGTGTGGCTGCGCACCCCGGAGCGGAGCACCACCTACGGCAAGGACTTCAGCACCCGCTCGGACTTCGCCGTCACCGCGGGCGAGCGCACCGCGTTCGTGCTGACCTGGCACCCCTCGCACGAGCCCCGGCCGGTCCGGATCGACCCGTTCGAGGCGCTCCAGGACACCCTGGACGACTGGCAGACCTGGTCCGCGCGCTGCCGCTACACCGGCCCCTACCGCGAGGCCGTGATCCGCTCGCTGATCACCCTCAAGGCGCTCACCTACCTCCCCACCGGCGGCATCGTCGCGGCCCCCACCACCTCGCTGCCGGAGGAGCTGGGCGGCGTACGCAACTGGGACTACCGCTACTGCTGGCTGCGCGACGCCAGCCTCACCCTGAACTCCCTGCTCTCCGCCGGATATCTGGAGGAGGCCGGGGCCTGGCGGGACTGGCTGCTGCGCGCGGTGGCCGGCGCCCCCGACGACCTGCAGATCATGTACGGGCTCGCCGGTGAGCGGCGGCTGCCGGAGGCCGAGCTGCCCTGGCTGTCCGGATACGCCGACTCCGTGCCGGTACGCATCGGCAACGCCGCCGTCGAACAGCGCCAGCTCGACGTCTACGGCGAGGTGCTCGACTCCTTCCACATCGCGCGCACCGCGGGGCTGCCGTCGGAGCCGCACGCCTGGAGCATCCAGCGCGCGCTGGCGGACTACCTGGAGTCCTCCTGGCGCGACCCCGACGAGGGGCTGTGGGAGATCCGCGGGCCGCGCCGGCACTTCGTGCACTCCAAGGTCATGGCCTGGGTGGCCGCCGACCGGGCGGCGCGGACGGTGGAGGCGAACCCGAAGCTGGGCGGGGACGCCGACCGCTGGCGGGCGATGCGCGAGGAGGTGTTCCGGGAGGTGTGCGAGCAGGGCTACGACGCCGACCGCGGCACCTTCACCCAGTTCTACGGCTCGGCGGAGCTGGACGCGGCGACCCTGCTGATCCCCCGGGTCGGCTTTCTGCCGGGGAACGACCCCCGGGTCGTCAGCACCGTCGACACGGTGCGCAGGGAGCTGACGCACGGGGGGCTGGTGCGCCGGTACAGCACCGAGGGCGGCTCGGTCGACGGGCTGCCGGGCGACGAGGGCACCTTTCTGGCCTGCTCGTTCTGGCTGGTCGACGCCCTGCGGCTGAGCGGGCGGCGGCACGAGGCCCGGGAGATGTTCGAACGGCTGCTGGACCTGCGCAACGACCTGGGGCTGCTCTCCGAGGAGTACGACCCGGCGGCCGGCCGGCAGCTGGGCAACTTCCCGCAGGCGTTCAGCCACATCGGCCTGGTGGGGACCGCCTTCGGACTGCAGGACGGGGCGAGGGCAGACTAG
- a CDS encoding Type 1 glutamine amidotransferase-like domain-containing protein: MPRTPTLALLGGGFSDDPDTLLDDFVLEASGRPRPKVCFLPTASGDAPGYIEKFHTALAARACEPVHLELFRRTVTDLRAFVLSQDVVYVGGGNTANMLAVWRVHGHYDSEPSRRPGYLAAVNDLALPGGWALDDGAAALFTGGRLVDVVTRRPGATLRRVDVGADGAVTETARPARLLGT; this comes from the coding sequence ATGCCCCGCACACCGACCCTCGCCCTCCTCGGCGGCGGCTTCTCCGACGACCCCGACACGCTGCTGGACGACTTCGTACTGGAGGCCTCCGGGCGGCCCCGGCCGAAGGTCTGCTTCCTGCCGACCGCGAGCGGCGACGCCCCGGGATACATCGAGAAGTTCCACACGGCGTTGGCCGCGCGCGCCTGCGAGCCGGTCCATCTGGAGCTGTTCCGCCGCACCGTGACCGATCTGCGGGCATTCGTCCTTTCCCAGGACGTCGTGTACGTCGGGGGCGGCAACACCGCCAACATGCTTGCCGTCTGGCGGGTGCACGGCCACTACGACAGCGAGCCGTCGCGCCGGCCCGGCTATCTGGCGGCGGTCAACGACCTTGCGCTGCCGGGAGGTTGGGCCCTCGACGACGGCGCCGCCGCGCTGTTCACCGGCGGCCGCCTCGTGGACGTCGTCACCCGCAGGCCGGGCGCCACGCTCCGCCGGGTGGACGTCGGCGCGGACGGCGCGGTGACGGAGACGGCGCGGCCGGCGCGGCTGCTGGGGACGTAG
- a CDS encoding SURF1 family cytochrome oxidase biogenesis protein, giving the protein MYRFLLSRQWVILTLLALVLIPVMIKLGFWQLHRHEHKVAQNQLIASSLAARPVPVTELTAPGRNLPHHDMWRTVTATGTYDTAHEVVVRQRTAADEQSIGYYVLTPLVLGDGRGVLVNRGWISAGNDLTRFPDVPPAPKGKVTVTGRMMADETTAVSGIKDTKGLPARQIMLINSKELTPRMGRPLLGGYIEQTGPAPHGGKPELVPEPDHDSIGPHMAYAIQWWLFAAAVPVGWVVLVRRERRDRAEAAAAEAGADPDGEDAGADPAAVPASR; this is encoded by the coding sequence GTGTACCGCTTCCTGTTGTCCCGGCAGTGGGTGATCCTCACCCTTCTGGCTCTCGTGCTGATCCCCGTCATGATCAAGCTGGGCTTCTGGCAGCTCCACCGCCATGAGCACAAGGTGGCGCAGAACCAGCTGATCGCGAGCAGCCTGGCCGCCAGGCCGGTCCCGGTCACCGAGCTGACCGCGCCCGGCCGGAACCTGCCGCACCACGACATGTGGCGCACGGTCACCGCCACCGGCACCTACGACACCGCGCACGAGGTCGTGGTCCGCCAGCGCACCGCCGCCGACGAGCAGAGCATCGGCTACTACGTCCTGACCCCGCTGGTGCTCGGCGACGGCCGGGGCGTGCTGGTCAACCGCGGCTGGATCTCGGCGGGCAACGACCTGACCAGGTTCCCGGACGTTCCGCCCGCCCCCAAGGGCAAGGTCACCGTGACCGGCCGGATGATGGCCGACGAGACCACCGCGGTCAGCGGCATCAAGGACACCAAGGGCCTGCCCGCGCGCCAGATCATGCTGATCAACAGCAAGGAGCTCACGCCGCGGATGGGGCGGCCGCTGCTCGGCGGCTACATCGAGCAGACCGGGCCCGCGCCGCACGGCGGCAAGCCCGAGCTGGTGCCCGAGCCGGACCACGACTCCATCGGCCCCCACATGGCGTACGCGATCCAGTGGTGGCTGTTCGCGGCGGCGGTGCCGGTCGGCTGGGTCGTCCTGGTCCGCCGCGAGCGCCGCGACCGGGCGGAGGCCGCCGCCGCGGAGGCCGGCGCGGACCCGGACGGCGAGGACGCCGGCGCGGACCCGGCGGCGGTTCCGGCGAGCAGGTAG
- a CDS encoding Asp23/Gls24 family envelope stress response protein encodes MSESQQHAEGTRTPARRGGGDPATRGRTTIADGVVEKIAGLAAREVLGVHAMGSGLARTLGAVRDRVPGGGRSATVTRGVKAEVGEVQTALDLEIVVDYGVAIADVARSVRENVISAVERMTGLEVVEVNIAVSDVKLPDEEDEEEGAEPRLQ; translated from the coding sequence ATGAGCGAGAGCCAGCAGCACGCGGAGGGGACGCGGACCCCGGCCAGACGGGGTGGCGGCGATCCCGCGACCCGTGGGCGGACCACCATCGCCGACGGTGTGGTGGAGAAGATCGCCGGCCTGGCGGCCCGGGAAGTCCTCGGTGTGCACGCCATGGGCAGCGGCCTCGCCCGTACGCTCGGCGCCGTCCGCGACCGGGTCCCCGGCGGGGGCCGGTCGGCGACCGTGACCCGTGGGGTCAAGGCCGAGGTCGGCGAGGTGCAGACCGCGCTGGACCTGGAGATCGTCGTCGACTACGGCGTCGCCATCGCCGATGTCGCCCGCTCCGTACGGGAGAACGTCATCTCCGCGGTGGAGCGGATGACGGGCCTGGAGGTCGTCGAGGTCAACATCGCGGTCAGCGACGTCAAGCTGCCCGACGAGGAAGACGAAGAAGAGGGAGCGGAGCCGCGGCTCCAGTAG
- the amaP gene encoding alkaline shock response membrane anchor protein AmaP has protein sequence MRQISRTVNRVLLGVVGVVLLGTGGLALLGGLDLPAKEHLDLPAHWPWSRPGDVLLSAQQRTRWTGQGWWWPSVIAALAVLVLLMLWWLLSQLRRHRLHEILVDSGDGEGATLRGRALEGVLEAETEALDGVDRAGVLLTGRRRAPRVRALLALAPHADPGTVVRRLSEEAVAHARRSAGLDRLPGDVRLRAVKHRPERVS, from the coding sequence ATGCGCCAGATCAGCAGAACGGTCAACCGGGTACTGCTCGGGGTCGTCGGCGTGGTGCTGCTGGGCACCGGTGGCCTGGCGCTGCTCGGCGGCCTGGACCTGCCCGCGAAGGAGCATCTGGACCTGCCCGCCCACTGGCCCTGGTCCCGCCCCGGCGACGTCCTGCTGTCCGCGCAGCAGCGCACCCGCTGGACCGGCCAGGGCTGGTGGTGGCCCAGCGTGATCGCCGCGCTGGCCGTCCTCGTGCTGCTGATGCTGTGGTGGCTGCTGTCGCAGCTGCGGCGGCACCGGCTGCACGAGATCCTCGTCGACAGCGGCGACGGCGAGGGCGCCACGCTGCGCGGCCGGGCGCTGGAGGGTGTCCTCGAGGCCGAGACGGAGGCGCTGGACGGCGTCGACCGGGCCGGTGTGCTGCTGACCGGCCGCCGGCGCGCACCACGGGTGCGGGCCCTGCTGGCCCTCGCCCCGCACGCCGACCCGGGGACCGTGGTCCGGCGCCTGTCGGAGGAGGCGGTGGCGCACGCCCGCCGCTCGGCCGGCCTCGACCGGCTGCCGGGGGACGTCCGGCTGCGCGCGGTCAAGCACCGGCCCGAGCGGGTGAGTTAG
- a CDS encoding DUF6286 domain-containing protein: MSDDARQPDTRRLPTLDPVPDPSAEGAGGAPDAAATDTADGGRAGRFWSARRVPAAVVALVLLAAAGLLLYDVVAVRAHHPAMAWRRWLARELATRHLDTPWVLAAAALAMVLGVWLIVLALTPGLRRVLPMRPAAPDLRAGLDRAAAALVLRDRAMEVAGVQSVRMKVGRRKARAHAVSHFRGLDEVRADLGTALGEGLRQLGLAHRLGLTVHVRRPKKR, translated from the coding sequence ATGAGCGACGACGCGCGGCAGCCGGACACCCGGCGGCTGCCCACCCTCGACCCGGTGCCGGACCCCTCGGCCGAGGGCGCCGGCGGCGCCCCGGACGCGGCCGCGACGGACACCGCGGACGGCGGGCGGGCCGGGCGCTTCTGGTCGGCCCGCCGGGTGCCGGCCGCCGTGGTCGCGCTGGTGCTGCTGGCCGCCGCGGGGCTGCTGCTCTACGACGTGGTCGCGGTGCGCGCCCACCACCCCGCGATGGCCTGGCGCCGGTGGCTCGCCCGCGAACTGGCCACCCGTCACCTCGACACCCCCTGGGTGCTGGCCGCCGCCGCGCTCGCCATGGTGCTCGGCGTCTGGCTGATCGTGCTGGCCCTCACCCCCGGCCTGCGCCGGGTGCTGCCGATGCGGCCGGCCGCGCCGGACCTGCGGGCCGGGCTGGACCGGGCGGCCGCCGCACTGGTGCTGCGCGACCGCGCCATGGAGGTGGCCGGCGTCCAGTCCGTACGGATGAAGGTCGGCCGCCGCAAGGCCAGGGCCCATGCCGTCTCGCACTTCCGCGGGCTGGACGAGGTCCGCGCCGACCTCGGCACCGCGCTGGGCGAGGGCCTGCGGCAGCTGGGGCTGGCGCACCGGCTCGGCCTGACCGTGCACGTCCGGCGCCCGAAGAAGAGGTAG
- a CDS encoding SDR family oxidoreductase yields the protein MDLGLTDRTYLVTGATRGLGFATARELVADGANVVLSGRTEESAAAAAASLGERALGVAADNADPAAPGRLVAAARERFGRLDGMLVSVGGPPPGGALDNTDDQWQQAFESVFLGAVRLARTAAAELAEGGVIGLVLSGSVHEPIPGLTISNGLRPGLAGFAKSLADELGPRGIRVLGLLPGRIATDRMTQLDALSGDPEGTRARNSAAIPLRRYGKPEEFGRTAAFLLSPAASYVTGVMVPVDGGALHGF from the coding sequence ATGGATCTTGGACTCACCGACCGGACGTACCTCGTCACCGGGGCGACCCGCGGCCTCGGCTTCGCCACCGCCCGTGAACTGGTCGCCGACGGCGCCAACGTCGTGCTCTCCGGGCGCACCGAGGAGAGCGCGGCCGCGGCCGCCGCCTCGCTCGGCGAGCGCGCCCTGGGGGTGGCGGCCGACAACGCCGACCCGGCGGCCCCCGGCCGCCTGGTGGCCGCGGCCAGGGAGCGCTTCGGCCGCCTGGACGGCATGCTCGTCAGCGTGGGCGGCCCGCCGCCCGGCGGCGCCCTCGACAACACCGACGACCAGTGGCAGCAGGCGTTCGAGTCGGTCTTCCTCGGCGCGGTACGGCTGGCCCGCACGGCCGCCGCCGAGCTGGCGGAGGGCGGCGTGATCGGCCTGGTGCTGTCCGGCTCGGTGCACGAGCCGATCCCCGGGCTCACCATCTCCAACGGGCTGCGCCCCGGCCTCGCCGGCTTCGCCAAGTCGCTCGCCGACGAGCTGGGCCCGCGCGGCATCCGCGTCCTGGGCCTGCTGCCCGGCCGGATCGCCACCGACCGGATGACCCAGCTCGACGCGCTCTCCGGCGACCCGGAGGGCACCCGCGCCCGCAACTCCGCGGCGATCCCGCTGCGCCGCTACGGCAAGCCGGAGGAGTTCGGCCGGACCGCGGCGTTCCTGCTGTCGCCGGCCGCGTCGTACGTCACCGGGGTGATGGTGCCGGTGGACGGCGGGGCCCTGCACGGCTTCTGA
- a CDS encoding sterol desaturase family protein yields the protein MPHLPDVVLWSVPAFVLLTVVEMVSYRLHPDEEAQGYAAKDAATSVGMGLGSLVFDALWKIPIVAIYAAVYELTPLRIPVLWWTLPLMLLAQDFFYYWSHRGHHVIRVLWACHVVHHSSEKFNLTTALRQPWTTWTVWPFYVPMIALGVHPAAIAFTSGANLVYQFWVHTERIGTLPRPVEFVFNTPSHHRVHHASQGCYLDRNFGGILIIWDRMFGSFVPETERPVYGLTKNVNSFNPLRVATHEYAAIARDIRAADSWRERAGRVFRGPGWQPAAPAPAEETPTGAGVRASVQEPAA from the coding sequence ATGCCGCACCTGCCCGATGTCGTGTTGTGGTCCGTACCTGCCTTCGTCCTGCTCACCGTGGTGGAGATGGTGAGCTACCGCCTGCATCCCGACGAGGAAGCGCAGGGCTATGCGGCCAAGGACGCCGCCACCAGCGTCGGCATGGGGCTCGGCAGCCTCGTGTTCGACGCGCTGTGGAAGATCCCGATCGTGGCGATCTACGCGGCCGTCTACGAACTCACCCCGCTGCGGATACCCGTGCTGTGGTGGACGCTGCCCCTGATGCTGCTCGCCCAGGACTTCTTCTACTACTGGTCGCACCGCGGCCACCACGTCATCCGCGTCCTGTGGGCCTGCCACGTGGTGCACCACTCCAGCGAGAAGTTCAACCTCACCACCGCCCTGCGCCAGCCCTGGACGACCTGGACCGTCTGGCCCTTCTACGTCCCGATGATCGCCCTCGGCGTCCATCCGGCCGCGATCGCCTTCACCTCCGGGGCCAACCTCGTCTACCAGTTCTGGGTGCACACCGAGCGGATCGGCACACTGCCCCGCCCCGTCGAGTTCGTCTTCAACACCCCCTCCCACCACCGGGTCCACCACGCCTCGCAGGGCTGCTACCTGGACCGCAACTTCGGCGGGATCCTCATCATCTGGGACCGGATGTTCGGCTCGTTCGTCCCCGAGACGGAGCGGCCGGTCTACGGGCTCACCAAGAACGTCAACAGCTTCAACCCGCTGCGGGTGGCCACCCATGAGTACGCCGCCATCGCCCGCGACATACGGGCCGCGGACAGCTGGCGCGAGCGCGCCGGGCGGGTGTTCCGCGGGCCGGGCTGGCAGCCGGCCGCGCCGGCCCCCGCGGAGGAGACGCCCACCGGTGCCGGGGTGCGCGCCTCCGTCCAGGAGCCGGCCGCATGA
- a CDS encoding helix-turn-helix domain-containing protein, giving the protein MAETLKKGSRVTGAAREKLAADLKKKYDSGASIRALAEETGRSYGFVHRMLSESGVVLRGRGGATRGKKATSA; this is encoded by the coding sequence GTGGCCGAGACTCTGAAGAAGGGCAGCCGGGTGACCGGCGCCGCGCGCGAGAAGCTCGCGGCAGACCTGAAGAAGAAGTACGACTCCGGTGCGAGCATCCGGGCGCTGGCCGAGGAAACCGGCCGCTCCTACGGATTCGTGCACCGGATGCTCAGCGAATCCGGTGTGGTCCTGCGCGGTCGCGGCGGAGCCACGAGGGGCAAGAAGGCCACATCGGCCTGA
- a CDS encoding DEDDh family exonuclease — MLEDHMAAADPIAPKIGQQPGPQTPPAPWPSAYPQGYAVVDVETTGLARDDRIISAAVYQLDAHGEVQDHWYTLVNPQRDPGPVWIHGLTSAVLADAPLFGEIVPELSRRLADRVLVAHNAMFDWSMIAREYARAAATAPVRQRLCTIALSKELRLPLPNHKLESLAAHYGVVQERAHHALDDARVLAESFRPSLHRAARENLRLPLLSCQPLTEWSDAPAPRQRSTATAYRPTSWRPSRKRPACPYPNPGRYEAGGRLVQGMRVAFSGDTSVDRELLEDRATEAGLHVATSLSRLTSLLVTNDPDARTSKTAKAASYGTVVVDEAAFMQLLQDVAPAGSPPASG, encoded by the coding sequence ATGCTCGAAGACCACATGGCAGCAGCCGACCCGATCGCGCCGAAGATCGGCCAGCAGCCGGGCCCGCAGACGCCGCCGGCCCCCTGGCCGTCCGCCTATCCCCAGGGGTACGCGGTGGTCGACGTCGAGACCACGGGCCTGGCCCGGGACGACCGGATCATCTCCGCGGCCGTGTACCAACTCGACGCACACGGCGAGGTCCAGGACCACTGGTACACCCTCGTCAACCCGCAGCGGGACCCGGGGCCGGTCTGGATCCACGGACTCACCAGCGCCGTGCTGGCCGACGCCCCGCTCTTCGGGGAGATCGTCCCGGAGCTGTCCCGCCGGCTGGCCGACCGGGTGCTGGTCGCGCACAACGCCATGTTCGACTGGTCGATGATCGCCCGCGAGTACGCCCGCGCCGCGGCGACGGCACCGGTCCGGCAGCGGCTGTGCACCATCGCCCTGTCCAAGGAGCTGCGGCTCCCGCTGCCCAACCACAAGCTGGAGTCCCTCGCCGCCCATTACGGCGTGGTGCAGGAACGCGCCCACCACGCGCTGGACGACGCGCGGGTGCTGGCCGAGTCGTTCCGTCCCAGTCTGCACCGCGCCGCGCGGGAGAACCTGCGGCTGCCGCTGCTGAGCTGCCAGCCGCTGACGGAGTGGTCGGACGCCCCCGCGCCCCGGCAGCGCTCCACCGCCACGGCGTACCGCCCCACCTCCTGGCGGCCCTCCCGCAAGCGCCCCGCCTGCCCGTACCCCAACCCGGGGCGCTACGAGGCCGGCGGCCGGCTGGTCCAGGGGATGCGGGTCGCCTTCTCGGGCGACACCTCCGTGGACCGCGAGCTGCTGGAGGACCGGGCGACCGAGGCCGGGCTGCACGTCGCCACGAGCCTGTCCCGGCTGACCAGCCTGCTGGTGACCAACGATCCCGACGCCCGCACCTCCAAGACCGCCAAGGCCGCCTCGTACGGCACGGTCGTGGTCGACGAGGCGGCCTTCATGCAGCTGCTGCAGGACGTCGCGCCGGCCGGCTCGCCGCCTGCGTCCGGGTGA